In a single window of the Neodiprion virginianus isolate iyNeoVirg1 chromosome 1, iyNeoVirg1.1, whole genome shotgun sequence genome:
- the LOC124310128 gene encoding protein phosphatase 1 regulatory subunit 7-like isoform X1 — protein MANNGNNQRIDEEHGKASGEEDSEKEVPEIEDEKPGEILIIDPDTEEVDLNHSRLTKLENLEPLTKVKRLCFTWNLIKKIENLHTLTTLVELELRDNQITVIENLDALVNLQVLDLSFNRIKKLEGLDNLTKLDKLFLSSNRLSEIENLSHLKNLIILELGDNKIREIKNLDGLNNLTNLFFGKNKITTIQNLENLTNLKVISLQDNRLTKIENLQTLTKLEQLYLSENGLTCIQGLDNCPDITTLDVANNRIKKIQNIDHLNNLEDFWMNDNHVEDWATVENLTANKKLQTVYLERNPIAKDPNYRRKMKLLLPWLPQLDATLCR, from the exons ATGGCTAACAATGGTAATAATCAACGAATTG ACGAGGAACACGGCAAGGCGTCCGGTGAGGAGGATTCCGAAAAAGAGGTGCCGGAAATCGAGGATGAAAAACCGGGGGAAATATTGATTATCGATCCGGATACCGAG gAAGTGGATCTGAATCATTCTCGTTTGACAAAGTTGGAGAATTTAGAACCACTGACTAAAGTTAAACGTTTATGTTTCACGTGGAACTTGATAAAGAAGATTGAAAACTTACATACTTTAACTACACTAGTTGAACTGGAATTGCGCGATAATCAAATTACCGTTATAGAGAATTTAGATGCGCTTGTTAATCTCCA AGTCCTGGATCTTTCGTTTAATCGTATTAAGAAATTGGAGGGTTTGGATAATTTGACCAAATTAGATAAGCTGTTCCTTTCATCGAATAGATTATCCGAAATTGAGAATTTATCTCACCTGAAAAATCTTATCATTCTTGAACTGGGTGATAACAAAAtaagagaaattaaaaatctagACGGGTTGAACAACCtgacgaatttatttttcggtaAGAACAAAATTACCACAatacaaaatctcgaaaatttgacaaatctCAAAGTAATCAGTCTGCAAGACAACCGtcttacaaaaattgaaaatttgcaaactcTAACCAAACTGGAGCAGCTCTACTTGTCAGAAAATGGCTTAACATGCATCCAAGGCTTGGATAATTGCCCAGATATAACAACACTTGATGTTGCTAAtaacagaattaaaaaaattcaaaacattGACCATTTGAATAACCTCGAAGATTTTTGG ATGAACGATAATCACGTAGAGGATTGGGCTACTGTGGAAAATTTGACAGCTAATAAAAAACTCCAAACAGTGTACCTGGAGAGGAATCCTATAGCGAAAGATCCGAATTATAGACggaaaatgaaacttttacTACCTTGGCTTCCACAATTGGATGCGACACTATGTAGATGA
- the LOC124310130 gene encoding sentrin-specific protease 8: protein MSKKTDKSNSIVLSYRDSLLRETDVQLLQGPHWINDAVIGFYFEYLGEKMDEQSEGLLFVSPELTQLLKLTDPSDYGMLLEPIRAKSRSFVFFPLNNCDDKESPGGTHWSLLVYSKVERICFHFDSSKGMNSQVARNFATSIADYFGIKRLGSYLEVDTPQQSNGYDCGLYVLCTTELVAIHAASKSQVKGCDFLGLEALVNGKRKHLIELINYLRNDES, encoded by the coding sequence ATGTCTAAGAAAACTGACAAGAGTAACAGCATTGTCTTGAGCTATCGAGACAGCCTGCTAAGAGAGACTGACGTGCAGCTCCTGCAAGGGCCGCATTGGATTAATGATGCAGTTATTGGATTTTACTTTGAATACCTGGGTGAGAAAATGGATGAGCAGTCCGAAGGTTTATTATTCGTTAGCCCAGAATTAACTCAACTGCTGAAACTCACAGACCCCTCGGATTATGGCATGCTGTTAGAACCCATTAGAGCAAAGTCAAGATCATTCGTATTCTTTCCATTAAATAACTGCGACGATAAGGAAAGTCCTGGTGGCACCCATTGGAGCCTACTTGTATATTCTAAGGTGGAAAGGATATGCTTTCACTTTGACTCATCTAAAGGTATGAACAGTCAAGTTGCAAGAAATTTTGCAACAAGTATTGCAGACTACTTTGGCATAAAGAGATTGGGATCATACCTTGAAGTTGATACACCACAGCAAAGTAATGGCTATGACTGCGGACTATATGTTTTATGCACTACGGAGTTAGTTGCCATTCACGCAGCCTCAAAGTCACAAGTTAAAGGATGTGACTTTTTAGGCCTTGAAGCATTGGTTAATGGAAAGCGGAAACACTTGATAGAACTCATTAATTATTTGAGAAACGACGAATCATAG
- the LOC124310131 gene encoding protein transport protein SFT2, with translation MADLNKELNEYLLSSKNEKQFKIGIPSVSIPKPSLGKWLGRGEEEPQEEAGWFKETKKDCCPSMTRLQRLTAFAVCFFMGVLCFCLSAIYIPVLLLKARKFALLYSLGSLFFLMSFCFLWGPMSYLRSLFTAERRCFTISYFTTLIGTLYFALHLQSTPFTVLCAVMQLIAMLSFLVSHIPGGTSGLMFFTRMFKSSVSSTLPV, from the exons ATGGCCGACCTAAACAAAGAGTTGAATGAATATCTTCTCAgcagtaaaaatgaaaagcaaTTCAAAATTGGTATACCCTCGGTATCGATACCGAAACCGTCTTTGGGAAAATGGCTAGGAAGAGGGGAAGAGGAGCCGCAAGAGGAGGCTGGATGGTTCAAAGAGACTAAGAAGGACTGCTGTCCCAGCATG ACAAGACTGCAACGACTGACTGCCTTTGCTGTATGCTTCTTCATGGGAGTTCTGTGCTTCTGTTTGTCTGCAATCTACATTCCTGTGTTGCTGCTGAAAGCAAGAAAATTTGCATTACTCTACTCCCTAGGAAGCCTGTTCTTTCTGATGAG CTTCTGCTTCTTATGGGGTCCAATGAGTTATCTGCGATCGCTTTTCACCGCAGAAAGAAGGTGCTTCACTATTTCATACTTTACAACGTTGATCGGCACCCTTTACTTCGCGTTGCATTTACAGTCGACACCGTTCACAGTTCTGTGCGCGGTAATGCAGCTGATAGCCATGCTGTCTTTTTTGGTTAGCCATATTCCGGGCGGTACATCAGGACTCATGTTTTTTACAAGGATGTTCAAATCTTCTGTTAGCTCAACTCTGCCCGTATGA
- the LOC124310128 gene encoding protein phosphatase 1 regulatory subunit 7-like isoform X2, producing the protein MANNDEEHGKASGEEDSEKEVPEIEDEKPGEILIIDPDTEEVDLNHSRLTKLENLEPLTKVKRLCFTWNLIKKIENLHTLTTLVELELRDNQITVIENLDALVNLQVLDLSFNRIKKLEGLDNLTKLDKLFLSSNRLSEIENLSHLKNLIILELGDNKIREIKNLDGLNNLTNLFFGKNKITTIQNLENLTNLKVISLQDNRLTKIENLQTLTKLEQLYLSENGLTCIQGLDNCPDITTLDVANNRIKKIQNIDHLNNLEDFWMNDNHVEDWATVENLTANKKLQTVYLERNPIAKDPNYRRKMKLLLPWLPQLDATLCR; encoded by the exons ATGGCTAACAATG ACGAGGAACACGGCAAGGCGTCCGGTGAGGAGGATTCCGAAAAAGAGGTGCCGGAAATCGAGGATGAAAAACCGGGGGAAATATTGATTATCGATCCGGATACCGAG gAAGTGGATCTGAATCATTCTCGTTTGACAAAGTTGGAGAATTTAGAACCACTGACTAAAGTTAAACGTTTATGTTTCACGTGGAACTTGATAAAGAAGATTGAAAACTTACATACTTTAACTACACTAGTTGAACTGGAATTGCGCGATAATCAAATTACCGTTATAGAGAATTTAGATGCGCTTGTTAATCTCCA AGTCCTGGATCTTTCGTTTAATCGTATTAAGAAATTGGAGGGTTTGGATAATTTGACCAAATTAGATAAGCTGTTCCTTTCATCGAATAGATTATCCGAAATTGAGAATTTATCTCACCTGAAAAATCTTATCATTCTTGAACTGGGTGATAACAAAAtaagagaaattaaaaatctagACGGGTTGAACAACCtgacgaatttatttttcggtaAGAACAAAATTACCACAatacaaaatctcgaaaatttgacaaatctCAAAGTAATCAGTCTGCAAGACAACCGtcttacaaaaattgaaaatttgcaaactcTAACCAAACTGGAGCAGCTCTACTTGTCAGAAAATGGCTTAACATGCATCCAAGGCTTGGATAATTGCCCAGATATAACAACACTTGATGTTGCTAAtaacagaattaaaaaaattcaaaacattGACCATTTGAATAACCTCGAAGATTTTTGG ATGAACGATAATCACGTAGAGGATTGGGCTACTGTGGAAAATTTGACAGCTAATAAAAAACTCCAAACAGTGTACCTGGAGAGGAATCCTATAGCGAAAGATCCGAATTATAGACggaaaatgaaacttttacTACCTTGGCTTCCACAATTGGATGCGACACTATGTAGATGA
- the LOC124310132 gene encoding uncharacterized protein LOC124310132, translating into MTNPQRILVGQMCASLKTRKTNMEGLVREKTPLAALIAPVFSDESIKILTKGIRGVGSRKREVAQENDEGVAIASEKLTGPVLARVRQAVAENETQRKLQSFLKSQL; encoded by the exons ATGACGAATCCGCAGAGAATCTTGGTAGGGCAAATGTGCGCTTCTTTGAAAACAAGAAAGACCAACATGGAAG GTCTAGTCAGGGAGAAAACACCGTTAGCAGCACTGATTGCGCCCGTGTTCTCTGACGAGAGTATCAAAATCCTGACAAAGGGAATACGCGGGGTGGGATCCAGGAAGAGGGAAGTGGCGCAGGAAAACGACGAGGGCGTAGCTATCGCCTCCGAGAAGCTAACTGGCCCAGTTCTTGCCAGG GTCCGACAAGCGGTCGCTGAAAAtgaaacgcagcgaaaactgCAGTCTTTTTTGAAAAGTCAACTATAA
- the LOC124310125 gene encoding tubulin monoglutamylase TTLL4-like, producing MLFKQEDVSPDDPKTVFYDKSNVTTSASDGVIFRCDNTRYGNDAKSESLSYDETTEYILRPLEQTDASLQKEGSGDQIQDEVPMRRSLFPFVAPYVLFHSINCKCPKLSSSISKYLKWKLSGVTPRIVIRTLRKSGYRLVTEAEDWSGTWGHSVKDAALFKEVKCFQKLNCFPGSHNLGCKDQLWRNFSRLRRVFGKEEFGFVPETFILPRDMGRLKKAWRRNLGQKWIVKPPSSGRGQGIRVIDQWWEVPKWHLVIVQRYLTRPKLIHGRKFDLRVYVLATSIDPLRIYVYSEGLVRFASVKYVDNSKNLNDRFMHLTNTSINKYSPNYVVNGNASSCYGHKWSFSTLWAFLARNNVDVKALWGLIKDIVVKTLIGGEASMRAKIRENVASTYACYELYGFDVILDEDYKPWLLEVNTLPSLHTDSSLDVTVKAPLIRSVFNMAGYQLPSNMTVFEERQLVKEFQCRRMRQDERIYSTSLGEEEKRKQREFLRSPERANYILAIIRDLTRDDVRQLIRYEDEITQIGNFEKVFPTSESHRYHCFFKTQRYYNLLLDAWEFQARKDRRDGIERLKNLCRKKFHLETMALL from the coding sequence atgcTTTTCAAACAAGAGGACGTCTCACCGGACGACCCAAAAACCGTGTTTTATGACAAGAGTAACGTGACCACTAGCGCCAGCGATGGGGTTATATTTCGATGTGACAATACTAGGTACGGAAACGATGCAAAGAGCGAGTCCTTGTCCTACGACGAAACAACCGAGTACATCCTTCGCCCCTTGGAACAAACTGACGCGAGCCTGCAGAAAGAGGGTTCCGGGGACCAGATCCAGGACGAAGTCCCGATGCGGAGAAGTCTCTTCCCGTTCGTGGCTCCCTACGTGTTGTTTCACTCGATAAATTGCAAGTGCCCAAAGCTGTCCAGCAGTATCAGCAAGTACTTGAAGTGGAAACTGAGCGGAGTAACACCGAGGATAGTGATTCGAACGCTTCGGAAGTCGGGATATCGTCTGGTTACAGAGGCGGAGGACTGGTCAGGTACATGGGGTCACTCGGTGAAAGACGCGGCGCTGTTCAAGGAGGTGAAATGCTTCCAAAAGCTCAACTGTTTCCCCGGATCGCACAATCTCGGCTGCAAGGATCAGTTGTGGAGAAACTTTAGTCGCCTGAGAAGAGTGTTTGGTAAAGAAGAGTTCGGCTTTGTGCCCGAGACGTTTATCCTTCCCCGGGACATGGGGAGGCTGAAGAAGGCTTGGAGAAGGAACCTCGGACAGAAATGGATCGTGAAACCGCCGTCGTCGGGACGTGGACAAGGGATTCGAGTCATCGATCAGTGGTGGGAAGTGCCCAAGTGGCACCTCGTCATCGTCCAACGCTACTTGACCAGGCCGAAACTAATACACGGAAGGAAGTTCGACCTGCGAGTCTACGTCCTGGCGACCAGCATCGACCCCCTCAGGATCTACGTCTACTCCGAGGGACTCGTGCGGTTCGCGTCCGTCAAGTACGTCGACAATTCGAAGAACCTCAACGACCGTTTCATGCACCTGACAAACACCAGCATCAACAAATACAGTCCTAACTACGTTGTCAACGGTAACGCGAGCTCCTGTTACGGTCACAAATGGTCCTTCAGTACCCTGTGGGCCTTCTTGGCAAGGAACAACGTCGACGTAAAGGCCTTGTGGGGCCTGATCAAGGACATCGTCGTGAAGACGCTAATCGGTGGGGAGGCGTCGATGCGCGCGAAGATCAGGGAGAACGTAGCCTCGACGTACGCCTGCTACGAGCTTTACGGTTTCGATGTTATTCTCGACGAGGACTACAAGCCTTGGCTTTTGGAAGTCAACACCTTACCCTCTCTGCATACCGACTCGTCCTTGGATGTGACCGTCAAGGCTCCACTGATTAGGAGCGTTTTCAACATGGCGGGATATCAGCTGCCCTCAAACATGACTGTATTCGAGGAGCGGCAACTGGTCAAGGAATTTCAGTGCCGGAGAATGCGCCAGGACGAACGGATCTACAGCACGAGTCTCGGGGAGGAGGAGAAACGGAAGCAGAGGGAATTCCTCAGGTCGCCGGAACGCGCCAATTATATTTTGGCCATTATCAGGGATCTGACTAGGGACGATGTTCGGCAGCTCATTAGATACGAGGACGAAATCACTCAGAttggaaatttcgaaaagGTTTTTCCAACTTCCGAGAGTCACAGGTATCACTGCTTCTTCAAAACTCAACGATACTACAACCTGCTTCTTGATGCCTGGGAGTTTCAAGCACGCAAGGACAGACGCGATGGAATTGAACGACTCAAGAATTTGtgcaggaaaaaatttcacttggAAACTATGGCGCTTCTCTGA